A region of Stigmatopora nigra isolate UIUO_SnigA chromosome 6, RoL_Snig_1.1, whole genome shotgun sequence DNA encodes the following proteins:
- the LOC144198580 gene encoding inactive rhomboid protein 2-like, with amino-acid sequence MPSQGGEEPPPNESRSDSRLKSKKPPSLIIAIPTPEQMMSHDPTKMPLRPSLKKNMSAQATSSVSESVSAAVDGDHRSASERREKFARQTSLSQSIRKNTAQWFGIGEDCETNQQVWQRKSLRHCSQRYGKLKAQYREPDTATSFEPSLESPTPRKMPKIVDPLARGRAFRYPEDMDTRSPKAPITPGVTSLSSFTSQRSGYSRLPKRKRESVARMSIRAANNLLRGRSGLAGSLTGRGFPRRSFVRPSWMDDDTVDSADMSESLFFSKVDVHDELYSMADDVFESPPLSAAFAPCEQPDQKFISLKDISRTPRTPTPAQEKSHPRRGRRIASKVKHFAFDNRKRDYGMGVVGKWLNRHYRRSISSTIQKQLDDFHSHRPYFTYWITFVHIVITLLSCCTYGFAPVGFAQHSKTELVLKNKGIYESVKYIQQQNFWIGPRSDDLIHLGAKFSPCIRQDKQIVHLIQKAKDLEKESGCCVQNDNSGCVQTFISDCSETLATFIKWNNEQDHNRSSGAVCHQDPRVCEEPASANTYIWPDDITKWPVCTLPKKWNHTGYRHMDCNIKGRPCCIGTKGRCEITTREYCSFMHGYFHEDATLCSQVHCLDDVCGLLPFLNPDVPDQFYRFWLSLFLHAGLLHCVVSVVFQMTILRDLEKLAGWVRISIIYIFSGITGNLASALFLPYRAEVGPAGSQFGLLACLFVELFQGWQMLEKPWKAFLKLLGIVFFLFLCGLLPWIDNIAHIFGFLSGLLLSFAFLPYVTFGTFDKYRKRILIAISLLAYVGLFSSLIVWFYIYPINWHWLEHLTCLPFTSKFCEKYDIDHDINHVVH; translated from the exons ATGCCATCACAGGGTGGGGAAGAGCCGCCTCCGAATGAGAGCCGCTCTGATAGCCGACTCAAGAGCAAGAAGCCCCCCAGTCTTATCATAGCGATACCTACACCTGAACAAATGATGTCCCATGACCCCACTAAAATG CCCCTCCGACCATCGTTGAAGAAAAACATGAGCGCCCAAGCCACCAGTTCCGTGTCAGAAAGTGTCAGCGCTGCTGTAGATGGAGACCACCGGTCAGCCTCAGAAAGAAGGGAAAAGTTTGCAAGACAGACCTCACTCTCACAAAGTATTCGCAA AAACACAGCCCAGTGGTTTGGAATCGGCGAAGACTGTGAGACCAATCAGCAGGTTTGGCAGAGGAAGAGTTTGCGCCACTGCAGCCAACGCTATGGCAAGTTGAAGGCCCAATACAGGGAACCTGACACAGCTACAAGTTTCGAACCCAGCCTAGAGTCACCAACCCCACGCAAGATGCCAAAG ATTGTTGATCCCCTGGCACGTGGACGAGCGTTCCGTTACCCGGAGGACATGGACACTCGCTCCCCCAAGGCTCCCATCACCCCCGGGGTCACGTCGCTCAGCTCCTTTACCAGCCAGCGCTCAGGGTACAGCCGCCTACCCAAACGTAAAAGGGAATCTGTGGCCCGCATGAGCATCCGTGCTGCAAATAACCTGCTGAGG GGCCGAAGTGGTTTAGCTGGTTCCTTGACAGGTCGCGGCTTTCCCAGGAGGAGCTTTGTCAGGCCCAGTTGGATGGATGATGACACTGTGGACTCTGCAGATATGTCTGAGTCCCTCTTTTTTAGCAAG GTTGATGTCCACGATGAATTGTACTCCATGGCTGATGATGTATTTGAATCACCGCCTTTGTCTGCTGCTTTTGCTCCATGTGAACAACCAGACCAGAAATTTATCAGCCT TAAAGATATATCTCGAACACCACGCACGCCAACACCAGCGCAGGAAAAAAGTCATCCTCGACGTGGTCGTCGCATCGCTTCCAAAGTGAAGCACTTTGCTTTTGACAACAGAAAACGTGACTATGGAATGGGTGTCGTGGGCAAGTGGTTGAACAGGCACTACCGACGCAGCATCAGCAGCACCATCCAGAAGCAGCTAGATGACTTCCACAGCCACAG GCCATACTTCACCTACTGGATCACATTTGTCCATATTGTTATCACATTGCTGTCCTGCTGCACTTATGGTTTTGCACCTGTAGGGTTTGCACAACATTCGAAAACGGAATTA GTGCTGAAGAACAAAGGCATCTATGAGAGCGTTAAGTACATCCAACAGCAGAACTTTTGGATCGGTCCTAGATCG GATGACCTGATTCATTTGGGAGCCAAGTTCTCTCCATGCATCCGTCAGGACAAACAGATAGTCCATCTCATCCAGAAAGCCAAAGATCTGGAAAAAGAATCTGGCTGTTGTGTTCAGAATGACAACTCCGGATGTGTGCAGACTTTCATCTCGGACTGCTCT GAGACACTGGCCACATTTATTAAATGGAACAATGAACAGGACCACAACAGGTCCTCAGGCGCTGTCTGTCACCAGGACCCCAG AGTATGTGAAGAGCCCGCATCAGCAAATACTTACATATGGCCAGATGACATCACGAAATGGCCG GTGTGTACACTTCCCAAAAAGTGGAACCATACGGGCTACAGGCACATGGACTGTAACATCAAGGGGCGACCTTGCTGCATAGGCACTAAGGGCAG GTGTGAGATCACAACCAGAGAGTATTGCTCTTTCATGCATGGCTATTTCCATGAGGATGCCACGCTTTGTTCACAG GTTCATTGTCTGGATGATGTTTGTGGCTTGCTTCCTTTCCTAAACCCAGATGTACCTGATCAGTTCTACCGTTTCTGGCTTTCGCTTTTTCTCCATGCTGG GTTGCTGCACTGTGTGGTATCTGTTGTGTTTCAAATGACCATATTGCGAGACCTGGAGAAGCTGGCTGGTTGGGTTCGCATCTccatcatttacatttttagcGGAATCACTGGCAATCTTGCCTCGGCCCTCTTCTTGCCTTATAGAGCTGAG GTGGGCCCAGCCGGATCCCAGTTTGGCCTTCTGGCGTGCCTGTTTGTGGAACTCTTCCAAGGTTGGCAGATGTTGGAGAAACCATGGAAAGCCTTTTTAAAACTCTTGGGAATtgtctttttccttttcctgtGTGGCCTTTTGCCATGGATAGACAACATTGCCCACATTTTTGGCTTCCTCAGTGGGCTGCTCCTCTCCTTTGCCTTTCTACCCTACGTCACCTTTGGAACTTTCGACAAGTACCGTAAACGTATCCTCATAGCCATTTCGCTGTTGGCCTACGTTGGCCTGTTTTCTTCGCTCATTGTTTGGTTTTATATTTACCCAATTAACTGGCACTGGTTGGAGCATCTCACCTGCTTACCCTTCACAAGCAAATTCTGTGAAAAGTATGACATTGATCATGATATCAATCATGTGGTGCACTAG
- the LOC144197613 gene encoding chymotrypsin A-like → MAFLWILSCLAFVSAAYGCGNPAIPPSITGYSRIVNGEEAVPHSWPWQVSLQDYTGFHFCGGSLINENWVVTAAHCSVRTSHRVVVGEHDRSSTAEDIQVIRVGKVFKHPRYNGFTTNNDILLIKLATPAQMNMRVSPVCLAESSDNFDAGTQCVTTGWGLTRHDAPDTPALLQQASLPLLSKDQCRRFWGNRITNLMICAGASGVSSCMGDSGGPLVCQKGGAWTLVGIVSWGSGTCTPTMPGVYARVTELRSWMDQIIAAN, encoded by the exons ATGGCCTTCCTGTGGATCCTCTCGTGCCTCGCCTTTGTCAGTGCCGCCTATG GCTGCGGCAACcctgccatccctccctccatcaCGGGTTACTCTCGTATCGTGAACGGCGAGGAGGCTGTGCCACACTCCTGGCCCTGGCAGGTGTCCCTGCAG GACTACACTGGTTTCCACTTCTGCGGTGGATCCCTGATCAACGAGAACTGGGTGGTGACAGCCGCTCATTGCAGCGTCAG GACTTCCCATCGCGTGGTTGTGGGCGAGCACGATCGCTCATCTACCGCTGAGGACATCCAGGTCATCAGGGTCGGCAAG GTCTTCAAGCACCCACGCTACAATGGCTTCACCACCAACAACGACATCCTGCTCATcaagttggccacccctgcccagATGAACATGCGCGTCTCACCCGTCTGCCTGGCCGAGTCTAGCGACAACTTCGACGCAGGCACCCAGTGCGTCACCACCGGCTGGGGACTGACCCGCCACGATG CCCCCGACACGCCCGCCCTCCTCCAGCAGGCCTCTCTGCCACTCCTGAGCAAAGACCAGTGCCGTAGATTCTGGGGCAACAGGATCACCAACTTGATGATCTGCGCTGGAGCCTCTGGAGTTTCATCCTGCATG GGCGATTCCGGTGGTCCCCTGGTCTGCCAGAAGGGAGGTGCCTGGACCCTGGTTGGCATTGTGTCCTGGGGAAGTGGAACGTGCACGCCCACTATGCCTGGCGTCTACGCCCGTGTCACCGAGCTGCGCTCCTGGATGGACCAGATCATCGCCGCCAACTAA
- the aanat1 gene encoding serotonin N-acetyltransferase, translated as MSLVSSLSFPKPLHMPVSRGRRHTLPASEFRSLSPEDAISVFEIEREAFISVSGECPLLLDEVRHFLTLCPELSLGWFEEGRLVAFIIGSLWDSERLTMDALTIHKPHGMTVHIHVLAVHRTFRQQGKGSILMWRYLQYLRCLPYVRRAVLMCEDFLVPFYQKSGFKVQGPSQITVGPLAFIEMCYPVRGHAYMRRNSGY; from the exons ATGTCGCTGGTGAGCTCATTGTCCTTCCCAAAGCCGCTCCACATGCCGGTGTCGCGGGGACGCCGACACACGCTGCCCGCCAGCGAGTTCCGTTCCCTCAGCCCGGAGGACGCCATCAGCGTGTTCGAGATCGAGAGAGAAG CATTCATCTCTGTGTCCGGCGAATGTCCTCTCTTGCTGGACGAGGTGCGTCACTTCCTCACGCTGTGTCCCGAGCTGTCATTGGGATGGTTCGAGGAGGGACGTCTGGTCGCTTTCATTATCGGCTCACTGTGGGACAGTGAGAGACTCACCATG GACGCCCTGACTATCCATAAGCCACACGGCATGACTGTCCACATCCACGTCTTGGCCGTCCATCGCACCTTCCGCCAACAAGGCAAAGGATCCATCCTAATGTGGCGCTACCTGCAGTATCTTCGCTGTTTGCCGTACGTCCGACGTGCTGTCCTCATGTGCGAAGACTTTCTAGTTCCTTTCTACCAGAAGTCTGGTTTCAAGGTGCAAGGCCCAAGCCAGATCACCGTGGGGCCGCTTGCCTTCATTGAAATGTGCTACCCAGTCAGGGGTCATGCCTACATGCGCCGTAATAGTGGTTATTGA
- the acox1 gene encoding peroxisomal acyl-coenzyme A oxidase 1 isoform X2, producing the protein MNPDILNERQKATFDVEDLTHILHGGPEKTKRRREIESMVLSNPDFQEEDPNFLSRSERYDQAVKKSAQMILKIREYGIADPEEIYCYKSCVHPGRPDPFDLHLGMFLPTLLNQATSEQMDRFFMPAWNLEIIGTYAQTEMGHGTHLRGLETTATYDPATEEFVLNSPTVSSIKWWPGGLGKTSNHAIVLAQLYTQGKCHGLHAFIVPIRDMDTHKQLPGIVVGDIGPKFGFNEVDNGFLKLDHVRIPRENMLMKYAKVDPDGTYIKPPSAKLTYGTMVFIRSMIVGESARALAKSSTIAIRYSSVRHQSEIRPGEPEPQILDYQTQQYKLFPVLAMAYAFTFVGQYMNQTYHRITGDINQGDFSELPELHALSAGLKAFTTWAANSAIEVCRMSCGGHGYSRSSALPDIYVEFTPTCTYEGENTVMMLQTARYLMKSYRQARTGQRLHGIVSYLNEADQQRIQPQPVAGRSTGVDINDLSELVELYKLRAATLVELAAKSIQKERQHRSQEDAWNNSAIDLVRASDAHCHYVVVKLFADKLVEIDAASIHSVLLTLARLYALYGISKNSGDFLQAGLLNGSQVLQIANRIKELLSELRPNAVALVDAFDFHDKLLNSVLGRYDGNVYEHMFEWARRSPLNATEVHESYHKYLKPLRSKL; encoded by the exons atgAACCCCGACATTCTAAACGAGAGACAGAAGGCGACCTTTGATGTCGAGGATCTCACCCACATTTTGCACGGAGGCCCAGAAAAGACGAAGAGGAGACGAGAAATCG AATCAATGGTCCTGAGTAATCCAGACTTTCAGGAGGAGGACCCAAACTTCCTTTCCCGCAGTGAGCGCTATGACCAAGCTGTTAAAAAGAGTGCGCAAATGATCCTCAAAATCAGAGAGTATGGTATTGCCGACCCAGAGGAGATCTACTGCTACAAGAG CTGCGTGCACCCCGGCAGACCTGATCCTTTTGATCTGCATCTGGGAATGTTCCTGCCCACACTGCTCAACCAGGCCACTTCAGAACAAATGGACCGCTTCTTCATGCCTGCCTGGAATCTAGAGATCATCGGCACCTACGCACAGACTGAGATGGGCCACG GAACACATCTCCGAGGACTGGAAACCACTGCCACGTATGACCCAGCCACTGAGGAGTTTGTTCTAAACAGTCCCACTGTCAGCTCCATCAAATGGTGGCCTGGAGGCC TTGGGAAGACCTCAAACCATGCAATTGTACTTGCCCAGCTCTATACTCAGGGAAAATGCCATGGTTTGCATGCCTTCATCGTACCTATCCGTGATATGGATACTCACAAACAGCTTCCAG GTATTGTTGTTGGGGATATTGGGCCCAAATTTGGTTTCAATGAAGTTGACAATGGCTTTTTGAAACTTGACCATGTGCGAATTCCACGGGAAAACATGCTCATGAAATATGCTAAG GTGGATCCAGATGGCACCTACATCAAGCCGCCTAGCGCCAAGCTGACCTACGGCACCATGGTTTTCATCCGTTCCATGATTGTCGGCGAGTCTGCTCGGGCCCTGGCGAAATCCAGCACCATCGCCATCCGCTACAGTTCAGTTCGTCACCAGTCTGAAATACGGCCTGG CGAACCGGAGCCTCAAATCCTCGACTATCAGACGCAGCAGTACAAACTATTTCCTGTTCTTGCTATGGCCTATGCCTTCACTTTTGTCGGCCAGTACATGAACCAAACGTACCACCGTATAACCGGAGACATCAATCAGGGAGACTTTAGTGAGCTGCCAGAG CTTCATGCACTGTCTGCGGGTCTGAAGGCTTTCACCACGTGGGCTGCTAACTCCGCCATAGAAGTGTGCCGAATGTCGTGTGGAGGTCACGGCTATTCACGCAGCAGTGCCTTACCAGACATTTATGTTGAGTTCACTCCAACCTGCACCTACGAGGGAGAGAACACCGTCATGATGCTGCAAACCGCAAG ATACTTAATGAAGAGCTACCGGCAGGCTAGAACAGGTCAGCGGTTGCATGGAATTGTGTCGTACCTGAATGAGGCTGACCAGCAGAGAATCCAACCACAGCCCGTTGCCGGAAGATCGACTGGAGTCGATATAAACGACCTGTCTGAGCTGGTGGAGCTCTATAAACTACGAGCCGCTAC tCTTGTTGAGTTGGCAGCCAAAAGCATCCAAAAGGAGCGGCAACACAGGAGCCAGGAGGATGCCTGGAATAATAGTGCTATCGACCTGGTCAGAGCTTCTGAT GCCCATTGCCACTATGTCGTTGTGAAGCTGTTTGCTGACAAGTTGGTAGAGATTGATGCAGCTTCCATTCATTCTGTGCTGTTGACGCTTGCTCGCCTGTATGCACTTTATGGCATCTCCAAAAACTCTGGAGACTTTCTTCAG GCTGGACTGTTGAATGGGTCCCAGGTACTACAAATTGCTAATCGTATCAAGGAGCTGCTTTCTGAGCTGAGGCCAAACGCTGTGGCGCTGGTAGATGCCTTCGATTTCCACGACAAGTTGCTGAATTCAGTCTTGGGGAGATATGACGGGAATGTCTATGAGCATATGTTTGAATGGGCTCGTAGATCACCCTTGAACGCTACAGAG GTGCACGAGTCCTATCACAAGTATCTGAAACCTCTGAGGTCCAAACTGTAA
- the acox1 gene encoding peroxisomal acyl-coenzyme A oxidase 1 isoform X3, with the protein MNPDILNERQKATFDVEDLTHILHGGPEKTKRRREIESMVLSNPDFQEEDPNFLSRSERYDQAVKKSAQMILKIREYGIADPEEIYCYKRMFRGHFQEALGLHYAMFIPTLYGQCDPEQCKKWLPLAESCQALGTYAQTELGHGTHLRGLETTATYDPATEEFVLNSPTVSSIKWWPGGLGKTSNHAIVLAQLYTQGKCHGLHAFIVPIRDMDTHKQLPGIVVGDIGPKFGFNEVDNGFLKLDHVRIPRENMLMKYAKVDPDGTYIKPPSAKLTYGTMVFIRSMIVGESARALAKSSTIAIRYSSVRHQSEIRPGEPEPQILDYQTQQYKLFPVLAMAYAFTFVGQYMNQTYHRITGDINQGDFSELPELHALSAGLKAFTTWAANSAIEVCRMSCGGHGYSRSSALPDIYVEFTPTCTYEGENTVMMLQTARYLMKSYRQARTGQRLHGIVSYLNEADQQRIQPQPVAGRSTGVDINDLSELVELYKLRAATLVELAAKSIQKERQHRSQEDAWNNSAIDLVRASDAHCHYVVVKLFADKLVEIDAASIHSVLLTLARLYALYGISKNSGDFLQAGLLNGSQVLQIANRIKELLSELRPNAVALVDAFDFHDKLLNSVLGRYDGNVYEHMFEWARRSPLNATEVHESYHKYLKPLRSKL; encoded by the exons atgAACCCCGACATTCTAAACGAGAGACAGAAGGCGACCTTTGATGTCGAGGATCTCACCCACATTTTGCACGGAGGCCCAGAAAAGACGAAGAGGAGACGAGAAATCG AATCAATGGTCCTGAGTAATCCAGACTTTCAGGAGGAGGACCCAAACTTCCTTTCCCGCAGTGAGCGCTATGACCAAGCTGTTAAAAAGAGTGCGCAAATGATCCTCAAAATCAGAGAGTATGGTATTGCCGACCCAGAGGAGATCTACTGCTACAAGAG AATGTTTCGAGGACACTTTCAGGAGGCATTGGGACTCCACTATGCCATGTTTATTCCAACCCTGTATGGCCAATGTGACCCTGAGCAGTGCAAGAAATGGTTACCTCTAGCAGAATCCTGCCAGGCCCTCGGCACATATGCTCAAACTGAGCTGGGTCACG GAACACATCTCCGAGGACTGGAAACCACTGCCACGTATGACCCAGCCACTGAGGAGTTTGTTCTAAACAGTCCCACTGTCAGCTCCATCAAATGGTGGCCTGGAGGCC TTGGGAAGACCTCAAACCATGCAATTGTACTTGCCCAGCTCTATACTCAGGGAAAATGCCATGGTTTGCATGCCTTCATCGTACCTATCCGTGATATGGATACTCACAAACAGCTTCCAG GTATTGTTGTTGGGGATATTGGGCCCAAATTTGGTTTCAATGAAGTTGACAATGGCTTTTTGAAACTTGACCATGTGCGAATTCCACGGGAAAACATGCTCATGAAATATGCTAAG GTGGATCCAGATGGCACCTACATCAAGCCGCCTAGCGCCAAGCTGACCTACGGCACCATGGTTTTCATCCGTTCCATGATTGTCGGCGAGTCTGCTCGGGCCCTGGCGAAATCCAGCACCATCGCCATCCGCTACAGTTCAGTTCGTCACCAGTCTGAAATACGGCCTGG CGAACCGGAGCCTCAAATCCTCGACTATCAGACGCAGCAGTACAAACTATTTCCTGTTCTTGCTATGGCCTATGCCTTCACTTTTGTCGGCCAGTACATGAACCAAACGTACCACCGTATAACCGGAGACATCAATCAGGGAGACTTTAGTGAGCTGCCAGAG CTTCATGCACTGTCTGCGGGTCTGAAGGCTTTCACCACGTGGGCTGCTAACTCCGCCATAGAAGTGTGCCGAATGTCGTGTGGAGGTCACGGCTATTCACGCAGCAGTGCCTTACCAGACATTTATGTTGAGTTCACTCCAACCTGCACCTACGAGGGAGAGAACACCGTCATGATGCTGCAAACCGCAAG ATACTTAATGAAGAGCTACCGGCAGGCTAGAACAGGTCAGCGGTTGCATGGAATTGTGTCGTACCTGAATGAGGCTGACCAGCAGAGAATCCAACCACAGCCCGTTGCCGGAAGATCGACTGGAGTCGATATAAACGACCTGTCTGAGCTGGTGGAGCTCTATAAACTACGAGCCGCTAC tCTTGTTGAGTTGGCAGCCAAAAGCATCCAAAAGGAGCGGCAACACAGGAGCCAGGAGGATGCCTGGAATAATAGTGCTATCGACCTGGTCAGAGCTTCTGAT GCCCATTGCCACTATGTCGTTGTGAAGCTGTTTGCTGACAAGTTGGTAGAGATTGATGCAGCTTCCATTCATTCTGTGCTGTTGACGCTTGCTCGCCTGTATGCACTTTATGGCATCTCCAAAAACTCTGGAGACTTTCTTCAG GCTGGACTGTTGAATGGGTCCCAGGTACTACAAATTGCTAATCGTATCAAGGAGCTGCTTTCTGAGCTGAGGCCAAACGCTGTGGCGCTGGTAGATGCCTTCGATTTCCACGACAAGTTGCTGAATTCAGTCTTGGGGAGATATGACGGGAATGTCTATGAGCATATGTTTGAATGGGCTCGTAGATCACCCTTGAACGCTACAGAG GTGCACGAGTCCTATCACAAGTATCTGAAACCTCTGAGGTCCAAACTGTAA
- the acox1 gene encoding peroxisomal acyl-coenzyme A oxidase 1 isoform X1 encodes MFRGHFQEALGLHYAMFIPTLYGQCDPEQCKKWLPLAESCQALGTYAQTELGHGTHLRGLETTATYDPATEEFVLNSPTVSSIKWWPGGLGKTSNHAIVLAQLYTQGKCHGLHAFIVPIRDMDTHKQLPGIVVGDIGPKFGFNEVDNGFLKLDHVRIPRENMLMKYAKVDPDGTYIKPPSAKLTYGTMVFIRSMIVGESARALAKSSTIAIRYSSVRHQSEIRPGEPEPQILDYQTQQYKLFPVLAMAYAFTFVGQYMNQTYHRITGDINQGDFSELPELHALSAGLKAFTTWAANSAIEVCRMSCGGHGYSRSSALPDIYVEFTPTCTYEGENTVMMLQTARYLMKSYRQARTGQRLHGIVSYLNEADQQRIQPQPVAGRSTGVDINDLSELVELYKLRAATLVELAAKSIQKERQHRSQEDAWNNSAIDLVRASDAHCHYVVVKLFADKLVEIDAASIHSVLLTLARLYALYGISKNSGDFLQAGLLNGSQVLQIANRIKELLSELRPNAVALVDAFDFHDKLLNSVLGRYDGNVYEHMFEWARRSPLNATEVHESYHKYLKPLRSKL; translated from the exons ATGTTTCGAGGACACTTTCAGGAGGCATTGGGACTCCACTATGCCATGTTTATTCCAACCCTGTATGGCCAATGTGACCCTGAGCAGTGCAAGAAATGGTTACCTCTAGCAGAATCCTGCCAGGCCCTCGGCACATATGCTCAAACTGAGCTGGGTCACG GAACACATCTCCGAGGACTGGAAACCACTGCCACGTATGACCCAGCCACTGAGGAGTTTGTTCTAAACAGTCCCACTGTCAGCTCCATCAAATGGTGGCCTGGAGGCC TTGGGAAGACCTCAAACCATGCAATTGTACTTGCCCAGCTCTATACTCAGGGAAAATGCCATGGTTTGCATGCCTTCATCGTACCTATCCGTGATATGGATACTCACAAACAGCTTCCAG GTATTGTTGTTGGGGATATTGGGCCCAAATTTGGTTTCAATGAAGTTGACAATGGCTTTTTGAAACTTGACCATGTGCGAATTCCACGGGAAAACATGCTCATGAAATATGCTAAG GTGGATCCAGATGGCACCTACATCAAGCCGCCTAGCGCCAAGCTGACCTACGGCACCATGGTTTTCATCCGTTCCATGATTGTCGGCGAGTCTGCTCGGGCCCTGGCGAAATCCAGCACCATCGCCATCCGCTACAGTTCAGTTCGTCACCAGTCTGAAATACGGCCTGG CGAACCGGAGCCTCAAATCCTCGACTATCAGACGCAGCAGTACAAACTATTTCCTGTTCTTGCTATGGCCTATGCCTTCACTTTTGTCGGCCAGTACATGAACCAAACGTACCACCGTATAACCGGAGACATCAATCAGGGAGACTTTAGTGAGCTGCCAGAG CTTCATGCACTGTCTGCGGGTCTGAAGGCTTTCACCACGTGGGCTGCTAACTCCGCCATAGAAGTGTGCCGAATGTCGTGTGGAGGTCACGGCTATTCACGCAGCAGTGCCTTACCAGACATTTATGTTGAGTTCACTCCAACCTGCACCTACGAGGGAGAGAACACCGTCATGATGCTGCAAACCGCAAG ATACTTAATGAAGAGCTACCGGCAGGCTAGAACAGGTCAGCGGTTGCATGGAATTGTGTCGTACCTGAATGAGGCTGACCAGCAGAGAATCCAACCACAGCCCGTTGCCGGAAGATCGACTGGAGTCGATATAAACGACCTGTCTGAGCTGGTGGAGCTCTATAAACTACGAGCCGCTAC tCTTGTTGAGTTGGCAGCCAAAAGCATCCAAAAGGAGCGGCAACACAGGAGCCAGGAGGATGCCTGGAATAATAGTGCTATCGACCTGGTCAGAGCTTCTGAT GCCCATTGCCACTATGTCGTTGTGAAGCTGTTTGCTGACAAGTTGGTAGAGATTGATGCAGCTTCCATTCATTCTGTGCTGTTGACGCTTGCTCGCCTGTATGCACTTTATGGCATCTCCAAAAACTCTGGAGACTTTCTTCAG GCTGGACTGTTGAATGGGTCCCAGGTACTACAAATTGCTAATCGTATCAAGGAGCTGCTTTCTGAGCTGAGGCCAAACGCTGTGGCGCTGGTAGATGCCTTCGATTTCCACGACAAGTTGCTGAATTCAGTCTTGGGGAGATATGACGGGAATGTCTATGAGCATATGTTTGAATGGGCTCGTAGATCACCCTTGAACGCTACAGAG GTGCACGAGTCCTATCACAAGTATCTGAAACCTCTGAGGTCCAAACTGTAA